One Dromiciops gliroides isolate mDroGli1 chromosome 3, mDroGli1.pri, whole genome shotgun sequence DNA segment encodes these proteins:
- the CLDN17 gene encoding claudin-17, with protein sequence MGFYPLQIVGLVLGFLGMVGTLATTLLPQWRVSAFIGSNIVIFERIWEGLWMNCIQQVHVRWQCKYYGSLLALPPALEASRALMCVAIALSLIALLVGIFSMKQARCTGSNEQVKAYLLGASGVLFIVTGIITLIPVSWTANLIIRDFYNPAIHVGQKRELGAALFLGWTSAAVLLIGGALLCGVCFCKRRMRRHRYSSTGHRVQYEPQHQKMMASKTSTSYV encoded by the coding sequence ATGGGTTTCTATCCCCTGCAAATTGTTGGACTAGTTCTTGGATTCCTTGGAATGGTTGGGACTCTTGCTACAACTCTGCTGCCTCAGTGGAGAGTATCTGCCTTCATTGGCAGCAACATTGTGATATTTGAAAGGATCTGGGAAGGACTTTGGATGAACTGTATTCAACAAGTACATGTTAGGTGGCAGTGCAAATATTATGGCTCTCTTTTGGCTCTCCCACCTGCATTGGAAGCATCCCGGGCACTGATGTGTGTGGCAATTGCTTTGTCCTTGATTGCCCTGCTTGTTGGCATCTTCAGTATGAAGCAAGCCCGGTGTACTGGCTCTAATGAGCAAGTCAAGGCTTACCTCCTGGGAGCATCTGGAGTCCTTTTCATTGTTACAGGCATCATCACTCTGATTCCTGTGTCCTGGACAGCCAATCTCATCATCAGGGACTTCTACAACCCAGCTATTCATGTAGGACAGAAACGGGAACTGGGTGCTGCTCTCTTCCTTGGCTGGACAAGTGCAGCAGTTCTCCTTATTGGAGGGGCTCTTCTCTGTGGTGTTTGTTTCTGcaaaagaagaatgaggaggcACAGATATTCATCAACAGGACACCGAGTGCAGTATGAACCTCAGCACCAAAAAATGATGGCAAGTAAGACCTCTACCAGTTATGTCTAG